ATTTGCCGCCGATCTGTGCTATTAGAATCTATACCGTTGACGGTGATTTGGTTAGATATATCAAACACTTTCGTCCTGATGGTGGACCTGGATCTCAAGAAGAAACGTGGAATGTCATCAGCCGCAACACCCAGGCCATCACAACCGGTATCTATATCTGGCATGTCCGCTCCGACATGGGCGAACAAACCGGAAAACTCGTCATTATGAAATAATCAAATCGCGGCGCTATGAAGATACCGATTCTTTTAAGATCGGTTTGAGTTTTTTTAGCCTCAGGGAGTTTGTCACCACAAAAATAGACGATAACGCCATCGCCACGGCCGCAAAAATAGGCGACATACTTATCCCAAATGGATATAATATCCCCGCGGCGATGGGAATCATGATTATATTATAGAAAAACGCCCAGAATAGATTCTGCTTTATAATTCTCAAAGTCGATTTTGAAATTTCGTAGGCAGTCAGGATAGCCTTCAAGGATTTGCCGGTAATAGTGATATCCGATGATTTAACGGCAATATCGGTTCCCGTTCCCAATGATACTCCAATATCGGCCGCCACTAAAGCAGCCGCGTCATTTACTCCGTCACCGACCATGGCCGTCACATACCCGGTGCGTTTCAAAGTTTCTATCGTAGCCAGTTTTGTTTTCGGTTTCGCTTCAGCTTCGACATGACTAATACCGATTTTGGCGGCGGCCGCCCTGGCCGATTTATAATTATCCCCGGTTAGTAAAATCACTTCATTGTGTAAGTCCTTGAGATAACTGATAACTTCGGGCGCATCCTTTTTCACGGCATCCGATAGTATTATGGAGCCTTTATATTCAATATCCACCGCGACGTGTATTACCGACGACCCTTGATTATCATCGGATTTCTTAAATTGATCCGCGATTCCTTCCGGCATACCCTGCTCAATTAAATATTCCAACTTACCTACAATGACTTTTCTGCCTTTAATTAACGATGAGATACCCTGACCGGGAAGATATGTGTGATCTTCTGGTTCTATTAATTTGCTGCCGTCTTTACGCGCCCGTTCGCGGATGGCTTGAGCCAGCGGATGTTCGGAGAATTGCTCGGCCGAAGCCGCCCATTGAATCAATTCCTGCTCCGACAGGCCTCTCTCGCCTACAGTTTCGGCAACCGTTACTTTTTCAACGATTGGATGTCCCTTGGTTAACGTTCCGGTTTTATCGAAGATAAAACAGTTGGCTTTTGAAAATCTCTCGAGAACATTCCCGTCTCTAAATAGCACGCCTAGACGGGCTGCACGTCCGGTCGCGACGAGAATAGCCGTCGGTGTCGCTAAACCCAGAGCACACGGACAGGCTACCAGTAAAACCGCTACCGGAGCCGTCAACGCCATTACCGAACCGGGCTTTAATAGGAGCCAAACCACCAAAGTCAAAAATGATATCACAATTATTATGGGAACGAATATTCCGGCGACTTTATCGGCCATTTTCTGTATCGGAGCCTTCTTGCCCTGTGCTTCTCGGACCAAATGAATCATTCTATCAAGTACGGTTCCGTTTCCCGCTTTTGTTACCATCATTTTGAACCCGCCGGTAGTATTAACCGTTCCGCCGATGACATTATCGGCCGCCTTTTTATCAACCGGAAGAGACTCACCGGTCAGCAGGGATTCATCGATTGTCGCTTCTCCGGTTATTATAACTCCGTCGGCCGGGATGGACTGACCGGCTCGAATAAGAACGGTATCACCAATTATGAGTTCATCAAGCGGTATTTTTTTCTCATCGCCGGACTCCTCAATGCGGATTACTGTCCGGGGAAGCAGAGAAGCCATGCCGAGCGCGGCATCGCGGGCTTCGTGGGTGGCCTTCTCTTCAAGATAACGCCCGATCATAATAAAGGTGATGATCATCGCTGTAGTTTCAAAATAAACGGGCATCGGTTCGGTATTTCCATCCAGAAAATACCGCAAACCCACAAAAAGAGAATATACAAGGGCGCTGCCCGAGCCGAGGGCGATAAGACTGTTCATATTGGCCCGTTTGTGGAGCAATTGATTATAGGCATCAATGAAAAATATTCGTCCTGAATACATGACCGGCAGAACCAGTATCAATTGAATTATAACGGCCACCGAAAAAGGAAGGCTGAATAAGTTAAGGATATGTTGGCCAAAATGCAGAGCGAAAATCAAAGACGAGCAGATTATCGCGATTATCAATTCCCACCGATATTTTTGGCCCCTGAGGGATTCATCTACTTCGCTATCCAAAAGAGCCGCTTGGTAGCCAATCTCTTTTATATCCCCGACCAGAGATTTATGGGAATAGAAATTTTCAAGAAAATCGATCTCCCCCGTCTGGGTCGCGAAGTTTATTCGGGCATCGATTATACCGGGGATTTTCTTGAGTCCATTTTCAATCGTCGCGGTGCATCCGGCGCAATGCATATTGAATATTTCAACCGATTCATGAGTAATCTTCATTTTCAGTCCCAGGCGATTGAGTTCATCAAGAACTTGATTGATATCATCGCTGTATTTTTCGCCCGCTCGGGTTCGAAACGTAATTCGCCTTTTTTCAGTATCAACGCGCACGTCCTCGATACCGGACAGGCTTTCGATTTGCCGGTGTAGTTCGTCGGCCTGAATAAATGGACTATCTTCAGCAATATCGATATCAAATTGTTTTGAATAGTTATTCATTATCCGAGCGCCTTATCCAAATCCTCTATTAAGTCATCGGCATCTTCTATCCCGACAGACAGCCGAATCAGGCGATCATTTAGACCTTTTTCTTCTCTGATTTCCTGCGGAATCGAAGCATGAGTCATTACGGCCGGATGCTCTATTAGAGATTCGACTCCTCCCAGAGATTCAGCCAGTAAGAATAATTCGGTACGGGAAACGATCTCCAAAGCCTTTTCCCGATTGCCGGAAATTTCAAATGAGATCATACCGCCACCTCCCGACATCTGACGCTGGGCAATCTTATAATGAGGATGACTTTCAATAAAAGGGTATATAACCTTGGCAATATCTTTCCTCTGCTGTAGCCAATCGGCGATTTTCAGGGCATTCCGGCAATGCTTTTTCATGCGTAAATCGAGAGTTTTCAAACCCCGATGGGCA
Above is a genomic segment from Candidatus Zixiibacteriota bacterium containing:
- a CDS encoding heavy metal translocating P-type ATPase translates to MNNYSKQFDIDIAEDSPFIQADELHRQIESLSGIEDVRVDTEKRRITFRTRAGEKYSDDINQVLDELNRLGLKMKITHESVEIFNMHCAGCTATIENGLKKIPGIIDARINFATQTGEIDFLENFYSHKSLVGDIKEIGYQAALLDSEVDESLRGQKYRWELIIAIICSSLIFALHFGQHILNLFSLPFSVAVIIQLILVLPVMYSGRIFFIDAYNQLLHKRANMNSLIALGSGSALVYSLFVGLRYFLDGNTEPMPVYFETTAMIITFIMIGRYLEEKATHEARDAALGMASLLPRTVIRIEESGDEKKIPLDELIIGDTVLIRAGQSIPADGVIITGEATIDESLLTGESLPVDKKAADNVIGGTVNTTGGFKMMVTKAGNGTVLDRMIHLVREAQGKKAPIQKMADKVAGIFVPIIIVISFLTLVVWLLLKPGSVMALTAPVAVLLVACPCALGLATPTAILVATGRAARLGVLFRDGNVLERFSKANCFIFDKTGTLTKGHPIVEKVTVAETVGERGLSEQELIQWAASAEQFSEHPLAQAIRERARKDGSKLIEPEDHTYLPGQGISSLIKGRKVIVGKLEYLIEQGMPEGIADQFKKSDDNQGSSVIHVAVDIEYKGSIILSDAVKKDAPEVISYLKDLHNEVILLTGDNYKSARAAAAKIGISHVEAEAKPKTKLATIETLKRTGYVTAMVGDGVNDAAALVAADIGVSLGTGTDIAVKSSDITITGKSLKAILTAYEISKSTLRIIKQNLFWAFFYNIIMIPIAAGILYPFGISMSPIFAAVAMALSSIFVVTNSLRLKKLKPILKESVSS